From Anopheles funestus chromosome 3RL, idAnoFuneDA-416_04, whole genome shotgun sequence, a single genomic window includes:
- the LOC125769907 gene encoding diuretic hormone receptor-like isoform X1 — MNETMLATATLVTDSGSGEPPYVETNLTGMSVENPSLVEGLLALAMNASGAERCRLQQQAEELLQDVACPSFFDMVSCWPRTPPGTLAVLPCFAELKGVQYDSSQNATRFCNIDGIWDNYTDYDRCQHIDQPSPLPSFEPEIELPTLIYFVGYSISLAALVLAVAVLVYFNNYSARRDLRCLRNTIHVNLFLTYIMSSSLWILILSLQITVKLEVAGCIFLVTLFHYFSTTNFFWMLVEGLYLYMLVVQTFSGDTLRFRKYAIIGWGGPLIFVGAWAIAKPFFGSTSNLEHPNKLEIECSWMRESHIDWIIQGPSCAVLVINLIFLLRIMWVLITKLRSANTVETRQYRKASKALLVLIPLLGITYLIVIYGPGEGGVGSHIFAVTRAILLSTQGFVVSLLYCFLNSEVRQTLRHHFYRWRDERNILSGKVNNHHRRPTFSKDNSPRSRTESTRFSQFSRPESMNFPPVPLS, encoded by the exons ATGAACGAAACAATGCTAGCAACCGCCACACTGGTGACCGACTCCGGTTCCGGTGAGCCACCGTATGTGGAGACGAACCTTACCGGcatgtcggtggaaaatccTTCACTGGTGGAAGGTTTGCTAGCGCTGGCCATGAATGCGAGTGGTGCCGAACGGTGCCGTTTGCAGCAACAGGCCGAGGAGCTACTGCAGGACGTTGCCTGTCCGTCCTTCTTCGATATGGTGTCGTGTTGGCCCCGAACGCCTCCCGGTACGTTGGCCGTGTTACCGTGCTTTGCAGAGCTGAAGGGTGTGCAGTATGACAGTTCGC aaaaTGCAACCCGTTTCTGTAACATCGACGGTATCTGGGATAATTACACCGACTACGATCGCTGCCAGCACATCGACCAACCGTCCCCGTTGCCAAGCTTCGAGCCGGAAATCGAACTGCCAACGCTGATCTACTTCGTCGGCTACTCAATTAGCTTGGCCGCACTGGTGCTGGCCGTGGCAGTACTGGTGTATTTCAA taACTATTCTGCCCGCAGGGATTTACGCTGTCTGCGCAACACTATCCACGTCAACCTGTTCCTCACCTACATCATGTCCTCGAGCCTTTGGATACTTATACTATCGTTACAG ATCACCGTAAAACTGGAAGTGGCTGGATGCATATTTCTCGTAACGCTCTTTCACTACTTCAGTACAACCAACTTCTTCTGGATGCTGGTAGAAG GACTTTACCTTTACATGCTGGTGGTGCAAACGTTTTCCGGTGACACGTTGCGCTTTCGAAAGTACGCCATTATTGGGTGGG GAGGTCCGTTAATCTTTGTAGGAGCGTGGGCCATCGCAAAACCGTTCTTCGGTTCCACCTCGAATTTGGAACATCCTAATAAA CTCGAAATAGAATGCTCCTGGATGCGTGAATCTCACATCGATTGGATCATCCAGGGCCCGTCCTGTGCCGTGTTGGTTATCAATCTCATCTTCCTGCTGCGCATCATGTGG GTGCTGATCACGAAACTCCGCTCGGCAAATACGGTGGAAACGCGCCAATATCGGAAAGCCTCGAAAGCACTGCTTGTGCTGATACCGCTGCTAGGCATCACCTACCTCATCGTTATCTATGGCCCaggcgagggtggggttggaaGCCACATATTTGCCGTCACGAGAGCCATTCTTCTCAGCACACAG GGATTTGTCGTGTCGCTTCTGTACTGTTTCCTAAATTCCGAAGTACGCCAAACCCTGCGACATCATTTCTATCGCTGGCGGGACGAACGGAACATCCTTTCCGGGAAAGTTAACAATCACCATCGTAG GCCAACGTTCAGCAAGGACAACTCACCCCGTTCGCGCACGGAAAGTACACG gtTCTCCCAGTTTTCCCGACCAGAATCGATGAATTTTCCACCCGTTCCATTATCGTAA
- the LOC125769907 gene encoding diuretic hormone receptor-like isoform X2 has translation MNETMLATATLVTDSGSGEPPYVETNLTGMSVENPSLVEGLLALAMNASGAERCRLQQQAEELLQDVACPSFFDMVSCWPRTPPGTLAVLPCFAELKGVQYDSSQNATRFCNIDGIWDNYTDYDRCQHIDQPSPLPSFEPEIELPTLIYFVGYSISLAALVLAVAVLVYFKDLRCLRNTIHVNLFLTYIMSSSLWILILSLQITVKLEVAGCIFLVTLFHYFSTTNFFWMLVEGLYLYMLVVQTFSGDTLRFRKYAIIGWGGPLIFVGAWAIAKPFFGSTSNLEHPNKLEIECSWMRESHIDWIIQGPSCAVLVINLIFLLRIMWVLITKLRSANTVETRQYRKASKALLVLIPLLGITYLIVIYGPGEGGVGSHIFAVTRAILLSTQGFVVSLLYCFLNSEVRQTLRHHFYRWRDERNILSGKVNNHHRRPTFSKDNSPRSRTESTRFSQFSRPESMNFPPVPLS, from the exons ATGAACGAAACAATGCTAGCAACCGCCACACTGGTGACCGACTCCGGTTCCGGTGAGCCACCGTATGTGGAGACGAACCTTACCGGcatgtcggtggaaaatccTTCACTGGTGGAAGGTTTGCTAGCGCTGGCCATGAATGCGAGTGGTGCCGAACGGTGCCGTTTGCAGCAACAGGCCGAGGAGCTACTGCAGGACGTTGCCTGTCCGTCCTTCTTCGATATGGTGTCGTGTTGGCCCCGAACGCCTCCCGGTACGTTGGCCGTGTTACCGTGCTTTGCAGAGCTGAAGGGTGTGCAGTATGACAGTTCGC aaaaTGCAACCCGTTTCTGTAACATCGACGGTATCTGGGATAATTACACCGACTACGATCGCTGCCAGCACATCGACCAACCGTCCCCGTTGCCAAGCTTCGAGCCGGAAATCGAACTGCCAACGCTGATCTACTTCGTCGGCTACTCAATTAGCTTGGCCGCACTGGTGCTGGCCGTGGCAGTACTGGTGTATTTCAA GGATTTACGCTGTCTGCGCAACACTATCCACGTCAACCTGTTCCTCACCTACATCATGTCCTCGAGCCTTTGGATACTTATACTATCGTTACAG ATCACCGTAAAACTGGAAGTGGCTGGATGCATATTTCTCGTAACGCTCTTTCACTACTTCAGTACAACCAACTTCTTCTGGATGCTGGTAGAAG GACTTTACCTTTACATGCTGGTGGTGCAAACGTTTTCCGGTGACACGTTGCGCTTTCGAAAGTACGCCATTATTGGGTGGG GAGGTCCGTTAATCTTTGTAGGAGCGTGGGCCATCGCAAAACCGTTCTTCGGTTCCACCTCGAATTTGGAACATCCTAATAAA CTCGAAATAGAATGCTCCTGGATGCGTGAATCTCACATCGATTGGATCATCCAGGGCCCGTCCTGTGCCGTGTTGGTTATCAATCTCATCTTCCTGCTGCGCATCATGTGG GTGCTGATCACGAAACTCCGCTCGGCAAATACGGTGGAAACGCGCCAATATCGGAAAGCCTCGAAAGCACTGCTTGTGCTGATACCGCTGCTAGGCATCACCTACCTCATCGTTATCTATGGCCCaggcgagggtggggttggaaGCCACATATTTGCCGTCACGAGAGCCATTCTTCTCAGCACACAG GGATTTGTCGTGTCGCTTCTGTACTGTTTCCTAAATTCCGAAGTACGCCAAACCCTGCGACATCATTTCTATCGCTGGCGGGACGAACGGAACATCCTTTCCGGGAAAGTTAACAATCACCATCGTAG GCCAACGTTCAGCAAGGACAACTCACCCCGTTCGCGCACGGAAAGTACACG gtTCTCCCAGTTTTCCCGACCAGAATCGATGAATTTTCCACCCGTTCCATTATCGTAA